Proteins from a genomic interval of Rhipicephalus microplus isolate Deutch F79 chromosome 6, USDA_Rmic, whole genome shotgun sequence:
- the Trmt6 gene encoding tRNA methyltransferase 6 non-catalytic subunit: MNTIKEGSYVVVRGQNNTRLVQVDGKKPVFFGKRKFSIQTAIGEAFGSIFEIDNRDLRKVSAEEYRKRCSECEVPGDDAQTSGQDNRNLVDDGKSQKLTREDIETFKADGTSGESIIKTLVENSTTFKEKTEYAQRKYLKKKQDKYLQHVTLEQPTARLLVEMYYSQNPIKIGNMRIDSLAQMLTCCNVRSGGRYIVFDAYLGLLTAAVLERLGQDGIVVQVYAGQGPDSSYRQAVYALNLGEEFLRSIVLELPYMKANSLLIDQSSETPEKNPEDGNACAEMEDLSDKNSLSNSDGTIDNSQPSNESASAMNSKDAERAARKQRRLLEQQKAMDLLKTKSLDGLLITSKHHPTGIVLSLLEFVAPSRPFAVFCSFREPLVDCYTQLKSAGSAVFLRLTESWLRSHQVLPNRTHPSINMSGGGGYVLTGIKVADDV, from the exons ATGAACACGATAAAAGAAGGCAGCTACGTTGTAGTGAGAGGACAGAACAACACACGATTGGTCCAGGTGGACGGCAAGAA GCCAGTATTCTTCGGCAAGAGGAAGTTCAGCATCCAAACGGCGATTGGGGAAGCTTTCGGTTCTATCTTTGAGATCGATAATCGCGATCTTCGTAAGGTATCGGCTGAGGAGTACAGAAAAAGGTGCTCGGAGTGTGAAGTTCCTGGAGACG ATGCACAAACTAGTGGGCAAGACAATAGGAATCTTGTCGATGACGGCAAATCACAGAAGCTTACAAGAGAAGACATCGAAACATTCAAAGCGGACGGCACGTCGGGTGAA AGCATCATCAAGACCCTGGTGGAGAACAGCACGACATTTAAGGAGAAGACAGAGTACGCCCAGCGCAAGTACCTCAAGAAGAAGCAGGACAAGTACCTGCAACACGTGACGCTCGAGCAGCCCACGGCACGACTCCTGGTTGAGATGTACTACTCGCAGAACCCTATTAAGATTGG GAACATGCGCATCGACTCCCTGGCTCAAATGCTGACCTGTTGCAACGTTCGTTCGGGTGGCCGCTACATAGTATTTGATGCCTATCTGGGTCTCCTGACCGCTGCCGTGCTGGAGAGGCTCGGGCAGGACGGCATTGTGGTGCAAGTCTATGCCGGACAAGGACCAGACAG CTCATACAGACAGGCTGTCTATGCACTGAACTTGGGAGAGGAGTTTCTTCGATCCATTGTGCTCGAATTGCCTTACATGAAGGCAAACTCACTGCTCATCGACCAAAGCAGTGAAACGCCAGAAAAGAACCCAGAAGATGGCAATGCGTGTGCTGAGATGGAGGACTTGTCGGACAAGAATTCTCTCTCGAACAGTGATGGGACGATCGACAACTCCCAACCGAGCAACGAGTCGGCATCGGCAATGAATTCGAAG GATGCAGAGCGTGCGGCGAGGAAACAGCGAAGGTTGCTGGAACAGCAAAAGGCGATGGATTTGCTCAAAACGAAGTCTTTAGACGG GCTCCTCATCACTAGCAAACACCATCCGACGGGCATCGTCCTGTCGCTCCTAGAATTCGTCGCACCTTCCAGACCATTCGCTGTCTTCTGTAGCTTTCGGGAGCCCTTGGTCGACTGCTACACTCAGCTGAAGAGTGCCGGCAGTGCCGTCTTTCTCAGGTTGACCGAGAGTTGGCTACGAAGCCACCAG GTGTTGCCCAACCGGACACACCCTTCCATCAACATGAGCGGCGGAGGAGGCTATGTGCTCACGGGCATCAAGGTTGCCGACGATGTGTGA
- the LOC119167240 gene encoding glutathione reductase, mitochondrial, with amino-acid sequence MSSIVKTVRHFDYLVIGAGSGGIASARRAAEYGARVAIIECGPLGGTCVNVGCVPKKLCYYCASMAEMMKDLKDYGFDVHHKPLVDWAKFKAKRDAYIKRLNDIYGSNLAKSNVELVKGRAKFVGPKTVHVGHNAYSGEHVLIATGGEPLVPKVPGAEYGITSDGFFQLEKLPRKCVVVGSGYIAVELAGVFHALGAAVTLITRTEHILRVFEPMLGTTLMEHMSSEGVHFEKNCTVASITKMAHWYEVVTTTNRKIQEVDLVLWAVGRKPHIDLDLHLTGVELDKTGHIKVDEYQNTTSPGVYALGDVCGKWLLTPVAIAAGRCLSERLFNNKPDCKLVYENIPTVIFSHPPIGTIGMTLAQAEAKYGAQEIKTYRSTFTPMYYSMTERKSKCVMMLVCVGPEERVVGLHMIGDSADEILQGFGVAIKMGATKAQFDSCVAIHPTSAEELVTMR; translated from the exons ATGTCTTCGATCGTGAAGACCGTTAGGCACTTTGACTATTTAGTCATCGGCGCTGGGTCCGGCGGGATTGCCAGCGCTCGCCGGGCCGCCGAATACGGTGCGCGTGTAGCTATCATCGAATGCGGTCCTCTCGGAGGCACGtgcgtcaacgtcggctgcgtcccGAAGAAGCTGTGCTACTACTGCGCCAGCATGGCCGAGATGATGAAGGACTTGAAGGACTACGGCTTCGACGTGCACCACAAGCCTCTCGTCGACTGGGCCAAGTTCAAAGCCAAGCGCGACGCGTACATCAAGCGCCTCAACGACATCTACGGCTCGAACCTGGCGAAAAGCAACGTCGAGTTGGTCAAAGGGCGTGCCAAGTTCGTCGGTCCCAAGACGGTGCACGTGGGTCACAACGCGTACAGCGGCGAACATGTTCTGATCGCCACAGGCGGCGAACCTCTAGTCCCGAAAGTTCCAG GGGCCGAGTATGGCATCACCAGCGACGGCTTCTTCCAGCTGGAAAAGTTGCCTCGGAAGTGCGTCGTTGTCGGCTCGGGCTACATCGCCGTTGAGCTGGCTGGCGTCTTCCACGCACTCGGCGCAGCCGTGACGCTGATCACGCGCACAGAGCACATCCTGCGCGTCTTCGAGCCCATGCTGGGCACCACACTCATGGAGCACATGTCCTCTGAGGGGGTCCACTTCGAGAAGAACTGCACAGTGGCCAGCATCACCAAGATGGCCCACTGGTACGAGGTTGTCACGACGACTAACCGGAAGATCCAGGAGGTCGACCTGGTCCTCTGGGCTGTCGGGCGCAAGCCGCACATCGACCTTGACCTCCACCTCACGGGCGTTGAGCTCGATAAGACTGGTCACATCAAg GTGGACGAGTACCAGAACACGACCAGTCCCGGCGTGTACGCGCTGGGCGACGTCTGTGGCAAGTGGCTGTTGACGCCGGTCGCCATAGCGGCGGGACGCTGCCTCTCGGAGCGCCTCTTCAACAACAAGCCGGACTGCAAGCTGGTCTACGAAAACATTCCGACTGTCATCTTTAGCCACCCGCCCATCGGAACCATTGGTATGACGCTAGCCCAAGCCGAAGCTAAGTATGGAGCACAGGAAATAAAG acttacagaagcacatttacacCCATGTACTACAGCATGACCGAGCGAAAATCCAAGTGCGTCATGATGCTCGTGTGCGTGGGGCCCGAGGAGCGTGTAGTTGGCCTGCACATGATTGGCGACTCGGCCGACGAAATCCTGCAAGGGTTTGGTGTCGCCATCAAGATGGGCGCTACCAAGGCGCAATTTGACAGCTGCGTCGCCATCCATCCGACGTCGGCTGAAGAGTTGGTGACCATGCGATGA
- the LOC119167243 gene encoding diablo IAP-binding mitochondrial protein isoform X1: MAHTAMALRPLWKFTHASMTHVRNMLRFARRPSLLTKIAGKAAFSTTAAWSLPVLVRCAEDDSDDTLAAIDPETLSHEFLIKQASVVAVEAASRVLIQLTAAILDAHEAYWKSLNKLSSLLKRFETEMGLCSGDDSIWLEMIAIREETNRLKADVLSLESRMQSVSGLMEAMAQTAFANGAEYAGICANERLLSAERQIRLAAQKTAMLEDILNRAHRDAVISGADKTDKAEERRPQNDVAAVDVGA; the protein is encoded by the exons ATGGCGCACACCGCAATGGCGTTGAGGCCGTTGTGGAAGTTCACGCACGCATCTATGACGCACGTCCGCAACATGTTGAG GTTTGCCAGGAGGCCCTCACTACTTACGAAAATCGCCGGAAAAGCAGCCTTTTCGACAACTGCGGCATGGAGTCTCCCAGTCCTCGTAAGATGCGCGGAGGACGACAGCGATGACACG CTTGCAGCAATCGACCCGGAAACGCTGTCGCACGAGTTCCTGATCAAACAGGCCAGTGTTGTTGCTGTCGAAGCAGCTAGCAGGGTACTCATTCAACTGACAGCGGCAATCCTCGATGCCCACGAAGCATACTGGAAA AGCCTGAACAAGCTGAGCAGCCTGCTGAAGAGGTTCGAGACGGAGATGGGCCTCTGTTCGGGAGACGATTCTATCTGGCTTGAAATGATCGCCATCCGAGAGGAGACCAACCGGCTCAAAGCAGATGTTCTC TCCCTCGAGTCGCGCATGCAAAGCGTCTCCGGCCTTATGGAAGCCATGGCGCAGACCGCCTTTGCCAATGGCGCCGAGTATGCCGGCATCTGCGCCAACGAACGCCTGCTGTCTGCCGAGCGCCAGATAAGGTTGGCTGCCCAGAAGACGGCGATGCTCGAAGACATTCTCAACAGGGCCCACAGGGACGCCGTCATTTCTGGCGCCGACAAGACGGACAAGGCCGAAGAAAGAAGGCCTCAAAATGACGTAGCAGCGGTAGATGTAG GGGCATAA
- the LOC119167243 gene encoding uncharacterized protein LOC119167243 isoform X2: MAHTAMALRPLWKFTHASMTHVRNMLRFARRPSLLTKIAGKAAFSTTAAWSLPVLVRCAEDDSDDTSLNKLSSLLKRFETEMGLCSGDDSIWLEMIAIREETNRLKADVLSLESRMQSVSGLMEAMAQTAFANGAEYAGICANERLLSAERQIRLAAQKTAMLEDILNRAHRDAVISGADKTDKAEERRPQNDVAAVDVGA; encoded by the exons ATGGCGCACACCGCAATGGCGTTGAGGCCGTTGTGGAAGTTCACGCACGCATCTATGACGCACGTCCGCAACATGTTGAG GTTTGCCAGGAGGCCCTCACTACTTACGAAAATCGCCGGAAAAGCAGCCTTTTCGACAACTGCGGCATGGAGTCTCCCAGTCCTCGTAAGATGCGCGGAGGACGACAGCGATGACACG AGCCTGAACAAGCTGAGCAGCCTGCTGAAGAGGTTCGAGACGGAGATGGGCCTCTGTTCGGGAGACGATTCTATCTGGCTTGAAATGATCGCCATCCGAGAGGAGACCAACCGGCTCAAAGCAGATGTTCTC TCCCTCGAGTCGCGCATGCAAAGCGTCTCCGGCCTTATGGAAGCCATGGCGCAGACCGCCTTTGCCAATGGCGCCGAGTATGCCGGCATCTGCGCCAACGAACGCCTGCTGTCTGCCGAGCGCCAGATAAGGTTGGCTGCCCAGAAGACGGCGATGCTCGAAGACATTCTCAACAGGGCCCACAGGGACGCCGTCATTTCTGGCGCCGACAAGACGGACAAGGCCGAAGAAAGAAGGCCTCAAAATGACGTAGCAGCGGTAGATGTAG GGGCATAA